ATGACATCGTCCATCTTATCACCGCGAAGACCCTTGGCGGATTTTTCGCCGAAGACCCATTTTAAAGCGTCGACTATATTCGATTTTCCGGAACCGTTAGGTCCTACAACTGCGGTAAATCCCGGATCGAGAAGAACTTCTGTCTCGTCCGCAAAGGTCTTGAATCCAACAATATTCAGGCTTTTGAGATACATATGTATTTTTGTGTTTCTTTGGGAAATTGATTGCAAGTGACCAGAATCGGGCGGACTCTGGAATGCTTAGGAGTATTATGTCTCACGATCTCCCGGAAAAAACAAGAGAAATATTCGGGAAAAAACCCTATCTCAGCCTGTATTTCCAAAATCCTCCTACGGAAATGTTGGAGTTCCGACTGGAAGCGGCTAAAAACCAAAATGAGTTCTTTCTCTCCAAAAAAGGAAGAGCCTTAGCAAGTTCAGTTTCTCCTTTTACCCAAGCAAAAAGACAAGTGGACTCGGTCTCCATACAATCCACAGACCTGGTCGCAGTTTTAGGGCTCGGAAACCCGCATTTGATCCGAGAAGTAGAATCCAAATTAGAACCTGGGCAAATTTTATTGCTCATAGACAAGGACAGAGACCTGCTTTTTCCACTCTGGGAAGAATGGTTGGAACCTGTGATGGAAGTCCCCGGAAGACATTTATTCTTGGGGGAAAATTCTCTCTCTCTTTTATGGAATTATTTAGAGTCACTTCCGGTTGAAAGAGTTTCAGGCATCAGAATTTTGAGAAACGCAGCAAGTGTTTCCTTAGAAGAAATGTTCTATGCGGAAACGGATATAAGACTTAGAAAAATTTTATCTTCTAAGATGAGTGATCTACTCACCAAATTCGAATTCGAAAGGATTTGGGTGAGAAATTCTCTTGTAAACACTGCAAATTTTTTATCTCCACCAAGCCCTAGGACTAAAATAGAATCCTTAAAAGAAAAATTTGACGGAACACCTTCCCTTCTTGTATCCGCCGGGCCAAACCTGCGCAGACAATGTGAGTGGATTAAAAGTATCAGAGATAAAGTTTTCGTAATGTCCTGCGATACTTCTCTCAAAGTACTTTTGAAATACGGGATCATACCGGATGGAGTAATGACATTAGATGCACAAACTCATTCAGTATTCCATTTTCTGGGAGAAGAAGATACGGTCAAGATCCCATTATTCGCGGACCTGGTCAGCTCTCCTCCTATATTAAGAAATTTAAAATTTAAGTCGGTGGTCCATAGTATCACTGCAAAATATCTGGTAGATGCTTCCGGAGAATTAAAAAGAGAAGCCACCGCAGGAAGTTCCAGTGCAGAATCCTTGCTCGGCCCGATCGGAGACATACAATCCGGAGGAAGTGTCGCTACAACTGCATTTGATCTACTCAGAAGTCTTGGATGTAAACCCTGCTTTTTAGTGGGCCAAGACCTTGCCTATTCAGGAAGAGAGATCCATTCTACTGGAACCCATCATAATGAAAAATGGCTCACTTTACTTACCAGAAAAACAAGTTTAGAAAAAATTAATGAAGCTGTGGTCCGAAAAAGAGACACAAGATACGTTCCATCCGTCACAGGCGGAGAAGTATTAACAGATTACGTATTGGACTTATACAGGCATTGGTTTGAAGAATCTTCCAAATCCCTGGACTTTCCTGTCTATAATGTAAACACGCAAGGCGCGAGAATAGAAAATGCAGAGAACATAGGCCCGGAAGAAGCCACCCAGATCCTAAATGGATTCCAGAATCATCAATACTTCTGGCAAAAATTGCCCGCTTGGAAACCGGAATTGATCCAGGAAACCCTGGTAGGATCTCCCATAGATTTCAAAAAAGAACTCTTAGAAACGATAGATATGATCAAAGACGAATTCTCTAAACCGGAAAAAAAAGAAGAAGCGTACGCAGATCTACTTTCTCTTTTCCGGAACACATTAGGTAAATGGGAAGATCTAAGATATTTGATCAGAAAAACGGAAGTGTACATTCTTCGTCATAAAGATAAGCTGGACGAGGCCCGCAAAAAAGAATTATTCTTGGGTGCGATCCTGAAAGAGTTTACCGGCTTGAGAAGAAAGCTGCTTGCGGGAGACTAGAGAAAATGGAAACTCCAGGCAAAGAATTCTATAATAGACTCGATATAGATTCCGTTTTATCAGCGGTAGAAGATGCTGGATTTTCAGTCTCCGGACATTGTCTCGCTCTAAACAGTTTAGAGAATAGAGTATATGACGTCGGCTTGGAAGAAGAAGGAAGACTCGTAGTAAAATTCTACCGCCCAGGGCGCTGGACTCTCGATCAAATATTAGAAGAACATTCTTTTCTAAAGGAGCTGGAAGAAGGAGAGATCCCAGTAGTTGCACCTCTTCCTTTAGAAAACGGGGTCACAGTAAGAGAAACAAAAGGAATTTATTATACGATCTGGCCTCTCCAAAAAGGAAGATTGGTAGAAGAGCTAAATGAGCAAAATTTAGTCCAAACAGGAAGATTACTCGCCAGGATCCACAATATTGGCGCCTCTAAACCGGCTAAACATAGGGTAGAATATAATCTGAAAAATTTCGGAGAAGAACCTTTACGTTTTCTAAAAGAGAAGGAGTTCCTACCAACACATCTCTGGAAAAGATATGAAGAAGCTGCTAATCGAATTTTTAACTCATTTTCCGAGGCTTCCAAGGACATGCCGTTCCATCGTATCCACGGGGATTGCCATAAAGGAAATTTAATACAAACCGCAGACGGACTCTGCTTTATAGACTTCGACGATTTTGTGACCGGGCCTGCGGTCCAAGATTTTTGGATGCTTCTTCCTTTTGGCGACTCCGCTTCCGAGTATGAAAGAGATATCTTTTTGGCCGGTTATAGAGAATTCCGCGAATTTCCTTCTTCTTGGTTTGATCTAGTGGAACCTTTGCGGGGGTTACGTTATATTCATTATTCAGCATGGATCGCAAAACGTTGGGAAGATCCTTCTTTCCCGAATACGTTTCCTCATTTCGGAACGGAAGAATATTGGGAAAAAGAAACCCAGGACCTGGAAAGATTGGGTTCGGATCTTCCTATTTCTACTGAGTCGGATGGTAGGAACTACTTTGCTAAAACGGAAGAGTCTGAGCTTACGAATAAGGATTTTTTTTGGGATATGGAGGACTAGCTCACGGGCTCCCGTGTAATGCAAATTCCCCGCCTTCTCCCCTTTGTCGAAGATACTACAAAATTCCCTAGGAACCCTGATTTCAGGATTGCAGATCTTCTCCTTTTTGACATTTTTGAGATTGACTCTCAAACCTAAAATTGGAGATTTGTCACAGTATTGTCAGGAGAAACCCCATGAGCCTAGCCCAAGCATTAAGAGACGGAACCTCCGAATCTCATACCATCGCGGAAAATAACGCATTCATTCGCTGCTTTATGAAAGGAGTATTGGAGCCAAAAAGTTACGCCAAACATTTGGAATCTTTTTATTTCGTTTACGCGGTAATGGAAGAAGAGTTGGAAAATAAAAAAGATCATCCAATCGTAGGAAAGATCAGATTCCCTGAATTATATAGAAAAGGGATGATCGAAAAGGACCTGGCACATTTTTTCCAGCCAGGACATTCCCCAAAAGCAACTCCGGCTACGGAAGCTTACGTAAAACATATTAGAGAAACTGCAAATACTTCGCCGGAATTATTGGTGGCCCATAGTTATGTTCGTTATTTAGGGGATCTTTCCGGTGGACAGATCTTGAAAAGAGTAGCAGCCAAAGCTTTAGGGATAGAAGGAACATCAGGTCTGGATTTTTATGAATTTCCTGAAATTTCCAGTCCGAAAGATTTTAAGGATAAATACAGAAACACCTTGGATTCTCTCCCACTCTCAGACTCTGAAAAAGAAAAAATCGTTCAAGAAGCGAACGAAGTATTCAAACTGAACGGAAAAATTTTCGACGAGCTGGAAGAAACCTTGATCTCTTCCATAGGAAAAGCGAAGTTCGAAGAAGTTCTAGCAAGTCCTGCGAGGCACTGATTTTTGTTAAAAGTATCTGCCAAAAAAGAATCCTCCTCCTTGGGGGCGGATTCTTTTCCCTGGATCACTCTATCCTTCATTTTTTTAGCTATGCTTCCCGTAACGATGATCGTGCCGGTATATAAAGAAATTGTAAAAGACAGACTGGGTGGAACCGGATATGGAGTCGCGTGGTTCCAAAGTTCGGCAATGCTCGGTTCTTTTTTATTTTCTCCGATCGCCGGTTGGATTTCCGACAAACTCGGGACCAGAAAAAAGCTGATCGCCATCTTTGCGATCGTTGATGCGGTATTACTCGCTTCCCTTCCATTTATGCCAAATATCTCTTCTCTTTTTGTTTTGAGATTTTTAGAAGGAGGAGCACATATTTTTGTGATCGGCCTGCTTCTCACCTGTATTGCAGATAAGGAGAAGGACCAAACATCCAGTTTTTATAATAAAGGAATTCTATTCGGATTAGCAGGAACACTTCTCACTTTAGGAGGGGGAGTCGGCCAATCTCTCGGATTTTTAGGGAATAAAAATCCACTTCTTCCATTTTTCGTGGGCGGGTTCATTCTTTTAGTTTTGGGGATTTTATCTTTTTTCCTTTTGGAAGAAGGTAATCTAAAAAAATTAGAATGGGAAGGCTGGCAAAAAACAAAAACAGCTTTGGCACTTTCTCCTTTATTGCTCGTTCCGATCTCCTTCCATTTTATTGATCGATTTACTGTAGGTTATTTTTTAAGTTCCTTAAATTTACATCTGAGGGAAGACCTTGGATTTTCTCCAGGTCAAGTAGGTGGACTTTTCGGAGTAATGTTCCTATTGATGAGTGTATTATCCCTTCCGGCTGCACTTCTTTCCAGAAAATGGAATTCTATCGCTTTAGTTTGGATCGGTTCTTTCATTTATGGAATTGCACAAGCAAGCACAGGATTTTTAAACACTTCTTCCGGATTATATTTATCCATGATCGCATGCGGAATAGGTGCCGGGATCATGTATGTGCCCGCGATGAGACTTGCTTCTTCACTTGCACCCAGCGGCTTTAATGCAGTGGTAATGACTGTGTTCACAGGTCTTGGATCCTTAGGATTTCTTTTAGGGCCTTTGGTCTCCATCTCCGTTCAGGAATCCTTTAGTCGTATATACGACAAAACCTTGGGCCTGGAATTCACAGGGATCCTATATGGAGCCTTGGAAGTTTTACTGGTTTTAGGTACCCTGCCCCTGCTTTCTAAAATTTTAGAGAAAGAAAAAAGACTTAATTAATGCGACAGATTGGTCGCATTAACCCCATATTAGGTAAAGTGTAATCATTCAAAAAATTGAATATTTCCGGACCGGACGGAGAAGGCCGTAAACATTCTTCAAACGTTATCCAATTCTGCAGATCCGCATACCCCGTTTGAGATAAATCAACTAATAGATATTACAGATTTTAAGTTATGCCCGCTTAAATTCGTCACAGATGGAAGAATATTCTATTTTTTTACATTACTTTTTACATAAATAATTGAGATAAAAACAGGGTTCTGGATTTAATCCTAATTAACCCAAACGTCATTCGCTTTTGATAAAGCAAGTCGAGGTATTTCTTTTGAGATATATTAATTGTTGGATCTTATTTTGCGTATTTTTACTAAGTTCTTCCATATATTCGAAAGACGCGGATCAAACGGTAGAAGGATACACTCTTTCTAAAATTAGGATCACGAACATTTCCGTAAACTCGGCCACGGCAAATAATGCGATGAGCCTTATAAATACCAGGGCAATCAACCAAATAAATTCAGGCTCAAATGAATTCGCAAAGCCTAGTATTGCGAATTTCCAAGGACAGGGAATAGAATGGGAAACAGATATTAGGCATAGCAATTTTATTAGAACGAATTATTTCCTATCTCATGCAAACTTACACTCAGGAAGTAATAATCTAAACGATCTCGCAACCTTAAACTTCCAGCCCTCTATGGGTTCCCCGGTGAATATTACCGATCTGTCTTTCAAAACTTATTCAAACAATAAGCTGATTACCTCTAGGGTCGCTTTTTTGACGGACTTTTTCTTTTTTGAAAATTCCTCGAACAAATATTTAGAAAATTTAGCTTTTCGTATAGGTGTCGAGGCGTATTCAAACACCTTTAGTACTTCTTCAAAACCATATCCATATGTCGGAATTTCCAACGGAGCGCCTTATTCCGGGATAGATGCAATCGACCAAGAGAAGATCAAACTTGCGGAAACTTTTGGAAATGGAGTGATCGGATTGAATTATAAACTCAGTCTATCCCCCGTATCAAGTTTCGATTTCGGTTTCGAATACTTTAAAAGTTTTGGGAACGATTCCAGATATGAAAACCAATATATCTCCATGTCCATAACCTCTTTCGGCACATACCTTTTGATTCCTGCGAAAGCAACCGGACTCGTAAAAAGTGAATTAGAAGGTTTTCGAGCATCTTTAGGTTACAGATATGATATCAGCGAAATTGCCTTTTTTAGGGTCTCTTTCGGATACCAAGATTCAACACAAAAAGTTAAAGAAGCGGATGTGCCGACTGCAGGAGGAAGCGTACTTTCAGGCGATTTCTCTCAGTTACTATGGACCTTAGCATCACCTCCTTTAGGCCCTTTCCCGAATTCCAGAGATACTAGATCTCAACTTGGAATCGAGTTCGGGTATAAATATTAAGAACGGAGTCGTATAAATTTTGGAACCAAGAAAGTTTAATGAATCGTCGGAAAGTTTCTCAAAATTCCTGGAAAAAGGGAGCAAGATGAATCTAAGAAAAAAATTATCTTACTTTAAAATATATTTTGTAATTCTAATATTATTTTGTTTAAATATTTCGGTCCTAAATTGCGCATCTGCCCCGGCGTATAAGGAAGTAAATGCATCCGTTATATATTTATTAAACGATGCGGAACGTCTTATCCAAGAAAAAAAATATGGAGAGGCTTCGGAATCCCTGCGAGCGGTTTTTAGGATATATCCGGAAAACGCAAAAGCGGAAATTCTTTGGGAAAAATTACCTGAAGTTTGGCAAAGAAGAACCAAGTATGATAATGCAGTAGGACAAGCCTTTTCCAAAAGATCTCCCGAAGACAGCGGAATTTTAGAGAGAATCGCGTGGTATATTCCGGATCGTCTATTAGATTTACTAGATATATTCAGTTTAAATATATCGATCGGCCCCCAAATAGGTTTAAGCAGCTGGAACACTCGTGCACTCCAGACGACTTTATATGCAGGAAAGACAGTATCCTTCGGCTGGTCCCAAAAAAGAAACTTAGGAATTTCAGAAGAATCTTCGGCTGAATATGCATTTTTAGGTTTTGGAGGAGCCGCAATTCATGGAAGAAGAATCGGAACGGGAAGAAGAGCCTATGCAGGTACTTGGAATGGTTTCTTTGTACATATGCCGAGCAATCCTCTTTATATAAATTATCGTGATTATTGGGGTAATGGCGGTAAGATAGGATTTATCTTGATCGGAGCCGAATTTGAACTTCACTATACTGAAATAGCGGATTTCGTTGCAGGATTCTTCTTTGTTGATTTTCTGGGGGATGATTTTGCAACAACTAATTCAATTCGTTTTAATAGAGAGCAAGAAGATCATTTATACAGGGTGATCAATGCAGCGGATAGATATAACGAAAAACAGATGAATGAATTCCGAAACGCTTTCCCTGAATCGGAAAAAGTAATAGAAACGGAAAATCAGGATACTCAAATTACGGCGCCAAAAGGAAAAAATAAAAAACCGAATTAAATCGATATCTAATCTTAATAGCAAAAGAAAGGGACTCGAATTATATAGAATATGTCATGGTAATTCGATCCCTTATTTTCCTAACTTTCATATTTTCTAATTATGGATGTATTTATAGATCCATGACCTCCTTTCCCAGTCCTCCGAAACAGATCCAAAATGATCAGATAAAACCGGTGAGACTGCAGGTCTTTTTAGCAGGAGATCGATGTATGGAACTTTGCAGTAAGGAAGATATGTCTCCGAATTGTTCCGGCAATACAAACATTTGCAAACATTGGATAAAAGACTGGATGCCGGCAGACTTTGCATCCGGAGGTGCCGTTAGTTCCGTATTTAAGTATTATCCACCTAGAAAGAAATGGTTTATAGACCAAATCTCAAACATTTCGACGGAACTATGTAAGACCAAAAAAAATTTGAATTGTTTTTACGATTCCCCGGACCCTTCGGACGATCAAAATTTTTCCTCTACGGTAACCATTAAAATCGAAGGTTTTCATCGTAAAATACATTGGTCCTTATATCTATCTTCTTTCTCTCTTTTAATATTTCCCGGATTCTTTAAAGAAGAATGGAATATGGAAATTTCAAGGACAGATCTAAAAAATCGAGTCGAGCAAATACGTATCCCGGCCACTGAAATCAAACATTGGTTTGGATGGCCTTTTATATTCTGGGGTGCTGCTTTCGCGATCTCCGATGAAAAAGTACTCACCGAGATCATAGAATATTCTATTCATCATAACTCGACTCCAAACCCATAACTCATTTTAAGTTTATTTATATTAAATATATTTAACTATATTAAACATTTTCCAGTCAAAACAAGCTTCGAGTATAGATTCCATTTGATATAACAAATAGTTCATTCGATATAACGAATATGGAACAAGTAATCGGCAAAGAAACTGATATCATTCCTTTCTTTCAGCCGATCCTGTCCGTAGAAGACGGGCAAATTTTCGCTCATGAGGTTTTGGCCCGTAAAAAGACTCCGGATGGTATCGTTTCCGCAGGATATCTTTTTTCCGCAGAGGCAGGATTATCGGATTCCGAATTAGGAGAATTGGAAGAAGGGATCTGGAGAAAAGCATTAGAAAAACTTAAAGTTCATCCGGACCAATCCAAATTATTCCTGAATATTTCTCCCAATCGTCTTTACAGAGAATTGGAGAACGAAAGGATCGATTCCTTTAGATTATTACGTCTTGCCAGGGAATACGGAATAGAACCGAATCGTATCATCTTAGAAGTCACAGAAGAGGAATTTTCCGGAAGTTTGGATTCCTTAAGGATCGCAGTGGACCTTCTTCGCGCATATGGATTCAAGATCGCATTGGACGATTTAGGTTCGGAGGCTTCCGGTATAGAAAGAGTGGGACTTCTCCGCCCCGACTTTTTAAAATTAGATCTTAGATTGATACGAGCATCTTCTCGTTCTCCTTCCGTGAGAAAAGTATTGGAACATATACGAGACCTCGCCTTTTCCTTAGGAGCTTCCGTTTTATACGAAGGGCTGGAAACTCAGGAAGAATTATATTTTGCATTAGAAGGTGGAGCAAGATTCCTGCAGGGATTTCTACTTTTGAGGCCTGGAGCGGAACTTTCTACAGGCAAGGAACCTTCTCTTTCCATCAAAGAAATGGTGAAATTTTTTCATCAGAAAAAAATGGAAGCTCTTCGCCAGGAATTGAATTTCGAAAATAAGATACGACTGACCTTGGGAGAGCTTCTGAGCCCTTTCCCTGTATTAAAAATAGCGAATAGATATTTGATAGACGCTTATACCGTTTTTCAATC
The nucleotide sequence above comes from Leptospira dzoumogneensis. Encoded proteins:
- a CDS encoding motility associated factor glycosyltransferase family protein, with the translated sequence MSHDLPEKTREIFGKKPYLSLYFQNPPTEMLEFRLEAAKNQNEFFLSKKGRALASSVSPFTQAKRQVDSVSIQSTDLVAVLGLGNPHLIREVESKLEPGQILLLIDKDRDLLFPLWEEWLEPVMEVPGRHLFLGENSLSLLWNYLESLPVERVSGIRILRNAASVSLEEMFYAETDIRLRKILSSKMSDLLTKFEFERIWVRNSLVNTANFLSPPSPRTKIESLKEKFDGTPSLLVSAGPNLRRQCEWIKSIRDKVFVMSCDTSLKVLLKYGIIPDGVMTLDAQTHSVFHFLGEEDTVKIPLFADLVSSPPILRNLKFKSVVHSITAKYLVDASGELKREATAGSSSAESLLGPIGDIQSGGSVATTAFDLLRSLGCKPCFLVGQDLAYSGREIHSTGTHHNEKWLTLLTRKTSLEKINEAVVRKRDTRYVPSVTGGEVLTDYVLDLYRHWFEESSKSLDFPVYNVNTQGARIENAENIGPEEATQILNGFQNHQYFWQKLPAWKPELIQETLVGSPIDFKKELLETIDMIKDEFSKPEKKEEAYADLLSLFRNTLGKWEDLRYLIRKTEVYILRHKDKLDEARKKELFLGAILKEFTGLRRKLLAGD
- a CDS encoding serine/threonine protein kinase — its product is METPGKEFYNRLDIDSVLSAVEDAGFSVSGHCLALNSLENRVYDVGLEEEGRLVVKFYRPGRWTLDQILEEHSFLKELEEGEIPVVAPLPLENGVTVRETKGIYYTIWPLQKGRLVEELNEQNLVQTGRLLARIHNIGASKPAKHRVEYNLKNFGEEPLRFLKEKEFLPTHLWKRYEEAANRIFNSFSEASKDMPFHRIHGDCHKGNLIQTADGLCFIDFDDFVTGPAVQDFWMLLPFGDSASEYERDIFLAGYREFREFPSSWFDLVEPLRGLRYIHYSAWIAKRWEDPSFPNTFPHFGTEEYWEKETQDLERLGSDLPISTESDGRNYFAKTEESELTNKDFFWDMED
- a CDS encoding heme oxygenase (biliverdin-producing) is translated as MSLAQALRDGTSESHTIAENNAFIRCFMKGVLEPKSYAKHLESFYFVYAVMEEELENKKDHPIVGKIRFPELYRKGMIEKDLAHFFQPGHSPKATPATEAYVKHIRETANTSPELLVAHSYVRYLGDLSGGQILKRVAAKALGIEGTSGLDFYEFPEISSPKDFKDKYRNTLDSLPLSDSEKEKIVQEANEVFKLNGKIFDELEETLISSIGKAKFEEVLASPARH
- a CDS encoding MFS transporter translates to MLKVSAKKESSSLGADSFPWITLSFIFLAMLPVTMIVPVYKEIVKDRLGGTGYGVAWFQSSAMLGSFLFSPIAGWISDKLGTRKKLIAIFAIVDAVLLASLPFMPNISSLFVLRFLEGGAHIFVIGLLLTCIADKEKDQTSSFYNKGILFGLAGTLLTLGGGVGQSLGFLGNKNPLLPFFVGGFILLVLGILSFFLLEEGNLKKLEWEGWQKTKTALALSPLLLVPISFHFIDRFTVGYFLSSLNLHLREDLGFSPGQVGGLFGVMFLLMSVLSLPAALLSRKWNSIALVWIGSFIYGIAQASTGFLNTSSGLYLSMIACGIGAGIMYVPAMRLASSLAPSGFNAVVMTVFTGLGSLGFLLGPLVSISVQESFSRIYDKTLGLEFTGILYGALEVLLVLGTLPLLSKILEKEKRLN
- a CDS encoding EAL domain-containing protein — its product is MEQVIGKETDIIPFFQPILSVEDGQIFAHEVLARKKTPDGIVSAGYLFSAEAGLSDSELGELEEGIWRKALEKLKVHPDQSKLFLNISPNRLYRELENERIDSFRLLRLAREYGIEPNRIILEVTEEEFSGSLDSLRIAVDLLRAYGFKIALDDLGSEASGIERVGLLRPDFLKLDLRLIRASSRSPSVRKVLEHIRDLAFSLGASVLYEGLETQEELYFALEGGARFLQGFLLLRPGAELSTGKEPSLSIKEMVKFFHQKKMEALRQELNFENKIRLTLGELLSPFPVLKIANRYLIDAYTVFQSSKEIHRVYITDSKGTQLSPYYMRTGEDSFRETSHGIGKNWSYLPYFYRQLRDSMRKPDDWGMSERYFDSDAVKDLIVFSREVESGAYVFLDVTAPRLY